The DNA window ACCGGCACGATCGGCGCCTTGAGCAGCCGCGCCGCGGCGACGCATCCCGGCTGCACGACGCGCGACGGCCCGCGCGGCCCGTCGGGGGTGAACCCGATGTCCGACCCGCCGCGCACGGCGCGCACCATCCCGCGGAACGCCGCCGCGCCCCCTTCGGTCGTCGAGCCGCGGGAGAGCACGTAGCCGAACCGCTCCACGGTGCGGGAGATCAGCTCGCCGTCCTTGGAGCGGCTGATCATGAAGACCAGCTGCGGCCCGACGTACGAGTAGACCATCATCAGGATGTGGGCGTGCCAGAAGACGTGGACGTAGCGCGTGCCGTTCCGCGCGTACTCCTCGATCGTCTCGCGCCCGTGCACCCGCAGGCGCAGCGTCGCGCGCAGGGCGCGGATCAACAGCGCCGCGGCGGGCGGCGCCGCGGCGAAGAGCAGCCGCTCCCCGAGCGGGGGGCGCGGCCCGGCGGCCGTCCGGGGACTCAACGCGGCCCGCCCCGGTTCGTCCGGCGGCGCACGCCGCGGTCGCCGTGGCGCACCGCGCGCAGCAGCCACGAGGCGAGCGGCGCGGCGACGTAGGCCGGCTTGTCGAGCATCAACGCGGCGAGAAGCAGCTGGACCCAGCGGCGGCCGCGCCAAGCGACGATGTCGGGGCGGCGGCGCGCGGCGAAGATCCGCACGAGCGCGCGGACGCGGGACGATTCGTTCGCCGCCGCGAGCAGCCGCGGCCGCGCGGCGCCGGGGAAGGCGCGCTCCAACTGCAGCGTGGCGAGGTGGAGCGGCGTGGACATGCCCCACGCCCGCGCCCGCGCCAGAACTTCCTCGGCGTCGAACTCGGCCGCGTGGACAAGGGCGAGGTCGTGCAGCCAAAGCAGCTTCGGCTCGAAGTAGTGGTACGAAAGATGGAGCGACTGGTGGAGCAGGAGGTCGGCCGCGCCGAGGACGCGCAGTTCGCGGCCCTTCCACTCCGCGGCGCGCGAGCGGGCGAACAGGCCGCCGATGTCGGGGCGCTGGCGCGTCTCCTGCGCGATCGACCAGTGCATCTCGACCAACGCGCCCCCTTCGGGGGCCCGCACCGGCAGGTTGTAGTACGACTCGCGCCAAAAGCGCCGCTCGGCTTCCTCGGGCGGCTCGAACCCCGCTTCCTCGAGGGCGTCGAGCGCCCGGTCGAGGTCGCAGGGATGGACCAGCAGATCGACGTCGGTCATCGGGCGCAGCAGCGACTCGGCGTAAACGGTCAGCCCGAGGGCGACCCCCTTCAGCGCGAGGAACGGCACGCTGCG is part of the bacterium genome and encodes:
- a CDS encoding lysophospholipid acyltransferase family protein, encoding MSPRTAAGPRPPLGERLLFAAAPPAAALLIRALRATLRLRVHGRETIEEYARNGTRYVHVFWHAHILMMVYSYVGPQLVFMISRSKDGELISRTVERFGYVLSRGSTTEGGAAAFRGMVRAVRGGSDIGFTPDGPRGPSRVVQPGCVAAARLLKAPIVPVAFAADRAWKLRSWDRFVVPKPGARALLAYGEPFVVGPDDDIDDAARRLGEEMAALERFAEERAGDLSVGRRA
- a CDS encoding nucleotidyltransferase family protein translates to MPKGELDPNSALARLLAALHPGDPHTDRVISASDAGVLEIVDEARAHRASPLLARALDRGGRLDAILGPARERLRGDVLDAAMDRARLEGALSAAADALAARSVPFLALKGVALGLTVYAESLLRPMTDVDLLVHPCDLDRALDALEEAGFEPPEEAERRFWRESYYNLPVRAPEGGALVEMHWSIAQETRQRPDIGGLFARSRAAEWKGRELRVLGAADLLLHQSLHLSYHYFEPKLLWLHDLALVHAAEFDAEEVLARARAWGMSTPLHLATLQLERAFPGAARPRLLAAANESSRVRALVRIFAARRRPDIVAWRGRRWVQLLLAALMLDKPAYVAAPLASWLLRAVRHGDRGVRRRTNRGGPR